Proteins encoded within one genomic window of Kibdelosporangium phytohabitans:
- a CDS encoding LacI family DNA-binding transcriptional regulator, with protein sequence MAPSIKDVAVRAGVSIGTVSNVLNRPDKVAEATRDQVLAAIAELGFVRNSSAAQLRAGTSRSLGLIVLDMANPFFHDVAKGVEDIATELGYAVVLCNSDEQAAREDRYLQVLEEQRVRGVLITPVEVSSERLDALRRRGTPTVLVDRHDPRVNCCSVAVDDVAGGQLAGVHLVARGHRRIAYFTGPLTIRQCADRLEGLRSAVRDAGLDPDTAVDVIELPALKARISYEAARAVFERATDVTAAFCANDLLALGLLRAAVSTGRRVPGDIAIMGYDDIEFAADAAVPLSSIRQPTLHIGRNAAGLLLEECDYPDTHDHQQVMFKPELVVREST encoded by the coding sequence ATGGCGCCGAGTATCAAGGATGTCGCCGTCCGCGCGGGTGTCTCCATCGGCACGGTGTCCAATGTGCTCAACCGGCCGGACAAGGTCGCCGAGGCCACACGCGACCAGGTGCTCGCCGCCATCGCCGAGCTCGGCTTCGTCCGCAACTCGTCGGCCGCGCAGCTGCGCGCGGGCACCAGCCGCTCGCTCGGCCTGATCGTGCTGGACATGGCGAACCCGTTCTTCCACGACGTGGCCAAGGGCGTCGAGGACATCGCCACCGAACTCGGCTACGCCGTGGTGCTGTGCAACTCCGACGAACAAGCCGCCCGCGAGGACCGTTATCTGCAGGTCCTCGAGGAGCAGCGGGTCAGGGGAGTGCTGATCACGCCGGTCGAGGTCAGCTCCGAACGGCTGGACGCGCTGCGCAGGCGCGGCACGCCGACCGTCCTCGTCGACCGGCACGACCCGCGCGTCAACTGCTGCTCGGTCGCCGTCGACGACGTGGCCGGCGGGCAACTCGCCGGCGTGCACCTGGTGGCGAGGGGGCACCGGCGGATCGCGTACTTCACCGGCCCGCTGACCATCCGGCAGTGCGCCGACCGGCTGGAGGGGCTGCGGTCCGCGGTCAGGGACGCGGGGCTCGACCCGGACACCGCGGTCGACGTGATCGAACTGCCCGCGTTGAAGGCCAGGATCTCCTACGAGGCCGCCCGCGCGGTGTTCGAGCGGGCGACCGACGTGACGGCGGCCTTCTGCGCCAACGACCTGCTGGCCCTCGGCCTGCTGCGCGCCGCCGTGAGCACCGGTCGCCGCGTGCCGGGCGACATCGCGATCATGGGGTACGACGACATCGAGTTCGCCGCCGACGCGGCCGTCCCGCTGTCCTCGATCAGGCAGCCGACGCTCCACATAGGACGAAACGCGGCCGGGCTGCTGCTCGAGGAATGCGACTACCCGGACACCCACGACCACCAGCAGGTGATGTTCAAGCCGGAACTGGTCGTCCGCGAGTCGACCTGA
- a CDS encoding TOMM precursor leader peptide-binding protein: MTGQGAPTGRVVGFKRHLRVEVIKGEAVYLFSERGVTALKGSDAEALAPLLDSTRDLPGLLRDVPAGVAPEQVGRFIARLDEAGLITLGPPPGNGTAERARAYWEAAGTDADTAVAGTAGKHIQVIAAGDADPAAAVAALRQAGLTARVGSGELTTDDPADLSVVLCDDYLSPDLADIDAVHRTMRRPWLLAKLAGAQVWLGPFFDSPELGCWHCLASRLWAHRDAEAHVQASLGRVGPASRPVASLPALDAMATGMLAVEVAKWLAGYRYPGQRAVLTFDSLDLTARHHEFHRRPQCALCGDPTHMRAQAHRPVLLSPQPKSPDNAGGHRSLPPQQVLDSYQHLISPVTGVIKEITRHETGPEFFNSFRAGHNVAVRRRCLFNPHAAPRAENGGKGVTPLHGRVSAMCEALERHSGFFHGDEERVRGSYKSFGDRAIHPSSCQLFDDRQYPGRSAWNAAHSPFQHVPDPFDDNAVLDWTPVWSLTRERHRLLPTAMLYYGAPPEAGSVSLYADSNGNAAGSCLEDAVLQGLLELVERDSVAMWWYNRTRRPEVDLAAFGDPWIDELREVYAGLDREVWVLDVTADSGIPVLVALSRRTGGGNEDIMFGFGAHLDPRVAMRRALTEMNQLMPVVVDGYTWTEPEPLNWWQNATVANQPYLRPDPAARPLVPSDYGYTPAPDLLDDVTRVRGLVEGLGLEVLVLDQTRPDIGLPVVKVVVPGMRSFWARFAPGRLFDVPVRLGWLPRPTPYDELNPIPLFI; the protein is encoded by the coding sequence ATGACCGGCCAGGGTGCGCCGACAGGCCGGGTGGTCGGGTTCAAACGACACCTGCGCGTCGAAGTGATCAAGGGCGAGGCCGTGTACCTCTTCTCGGAGCGCGGCGTGACGGCGCTGAAGGGCTCGGACGCCGAGGCCCTCGCGCCGCTGCTGGACAGCACCCGCGACCTCCCGGGCCTGCTCAGGGACGTCCCCGCCGGTGTGGCCCCCGAACAGGTCGGGAGGTTCATCGCCCGGCTGGACGAAGCCGGGCTGATCACCCTCGGCCCGCCGCCGGGAAACGGTACGGCCGAGCGAGCGAGGGCGTACTGGGAAGCGGCGGGCACGGACGCCGACACCGCCGTGGCCGGCACGGCGGGCAAACACATCCAGGTGATCGCGGCGGGCGACGCCGACCCGGCCGCCGCCGTCGCCGCGTTGCGGCAGGCCGGACTGACCGCACGGGTCGGCTCCGGCGAGCTGACCACCGACGACCCGGCGGACCTGTCGGTCGTGCTGTGCGACGACTACCTCTCGCCGGACCTCGCGGACATCGACGCGGTCCACCGGACCATGCGCAGGCCGTGGCTGCTGGCCAAGCTCGCGGGCGCGCAGGTGTGGCTGGGACCGTTCTTCGACTCGCCCGAACTGGGCTGCTGGCACTGCCTGGCCAGCAGACTGTGGGCACACCGGGACGCCGAGGCGCACGTCCAGGCCTCGCTGGGACGGGTGGGGCCCGCGTCCCGCCCGGTCGCGTCGCTGCCCGCGCTGGACGCGATGGCCACCGGGATGCTGGCCGTCGAGGTCGCCAAATGGCTTGCCGGGTACAGATATCCGGGACAACGGGCGGTGCTGACGTTCGACAGCCTCGACCTGACCGCCCGGCACCACGAGTTCCACCGCCGCCCGCAGTGCGCGCTGTGCGGCGACCCGACCCACATGCGCGCACAGGCCCACCGGCCCGTGCTGCTGTCGCCGCAGCCGAAGTCGCCGGACAACGCGGGCGGGCACCGTTCGCTTCCACCGCAACAGGTCCTTGACTCCTACCAGCACCTGATCAGCCCGGTCACCGGCGTGATCAAGGAGATCACCCGGCACGAGACCGGACCGGAGTTCTTCAACTCCTTCCGCGCCGGGCACAACGTGGCCGTACGCCGCCGTTGCCTGTTCAACCCGCACGCCGCGCCGCGCGCGGAGAACGGCGGCAAGGGCGTGACCCCGTTGCACGGCAGGGTCAGCGCCATGTGCGAGGCGCTCGAACGGCACTCCGGGTTCTTCCACGGCGACGAGGAACGCGTACGCGGCAGCTACAAGTCGTTCGGCGACCGCGCGATCCACCCGTCCAGCTGCCAACTTTTCGACGACCGGCAGTATCCGGGCCGGTCAGCGTGGAACGCGGCGCACTCGCCGTTCCAGCACGTGCCGGATCCGTTCGACGACAACGCCGTCCTCGATTGGACACCGGTATGGTCGCTGACGCGTGAGCGGCATCGGTTGCTTCCCACGGCGATGCTCTACTACGGCGCACCGCCGGAAGCCGGCTCGGTCTCGCTCTACGCGGACTCGAACGGCAACGCGGCTGGCAGCTGCCTGGAAGACGCTGTCCTGCAAGGACTGCTTGAACTGGTGGAGCGCGACTCGGTGGCGATGTGGTGGTACAACCGCACCCGGCGGCCCGAAGTGGACCTGGCCGCCTTCGGCGACCCGTGGATCGACGAGCTGCGGGAGGTCTACGCCGGTCTGGACCGCGAGGTCTGGGTGCTGGACGTGACCGCCGACTCCGGGATCCCGGTCCTGGTCGCGTTGTCACGGCGGACCGGCGGCGGGAACGAGGACATCATGTTCGGCTTCGGCGCACACCTCGACCCGAGGGTGGCGATGCGCCGGGCGCTGACCGAGATGAACCAGCTCATGCCGGTCGTGGTGGACGGCTACACCTGGACCGAGCCGGAACCGCTGAACTGGTGGCAGAACGCGACCGTCGCCAACCAGCCGTACCTGCGGCCGGACCCGGCGGCCCGCCCGCTGGTGCCGTCCGACTACGGCTACACGCCGGCACCCGACCTGCTCGACGACGTGACACGGGTCCGCGGCCTCGTCGAAGGGCTCGGCCTGGAAGTGCTGGTGCTCGACCAGACCAGGCCGGACATCGGGCTGCCGGTGGTCAAGGTGGTCGTGCCGGGCATGCGCAGCTTCTGGGCCCGGTTCGCGCCGGGACGGCTGTTCGACGTGCCGGTGCGGCTCGGCTGGCTGCCCCGGCCGACCCCGTACGACGAGCTGAACCCGATCCCACTGTTCATATAG
- a CDS encoding SagB family peptide dehydrogenase, producing the protein MQFPHPTDEPDRVRLWSLREDALVETGSDDSLLVFTRWGDIKIDDPSPVVREWLYRMSLGPVSLENLLPARPGNHHRPVEDDPDYGQVRRVLTKLGSCVVHSLGLADMGGPLLSAVPISRKAAFELPAIDVRRPVRLSRFAAMRASDSEVVLESPLARHRVVFHRSLATRVIGSLGKATTVADLAPALDVPEALVADIVTYVAAVGMIVLGENGGSAFTARFAEDTDPSLTVWSHNDLLFHSRSKLSRPDAPHRAVYPRGDKLPPPPAVKPVPDGPRYPLYKPVLAEITAADPKFTEVLENRRSFRKFGRRPLSARRLGELLFRAARIRSVRPAEGGGVSYAVSDRPYPSSANLHELELYVTLDHCADLPRGIYHYDPLGHALTLINTSPDEVGELLDDAKAATGAMQRPPALITMTARMGRLSWMYNGIAYATTLRHVGVLQQTLYLVATAMGLAPCALSPGDMEVADSAFLLQWPSEVTVGGFVVGVRPEVVTEIPAG; encoded by the coding sequence GTGCAGTTCCCGCACCCCACCGACGAGCCGGACCGCGTCCGGCTCTGGTCCTTGCGCGAGGACGCGTTGGTGGAGACCGGCTCGGACGACTCCCTGCTGGTGTTCACCCGGTGGGGGGACATCAAGATCGACGATCCGAGCCCGGTGGTGCGCGAATGGCTCTACCGGATGAGCCTCGGCCCGGTGTCGCTGGAGAACCTGCTGCCCGCCCGGCCGGGCAACCACCACCGCCCGGTCGAGGACGACCCGGACTACGGCCAGGTGCGCCGGGTGCTGACGAAACTGGGCAGCTGCGTGGTGCACTCCCTCGGCCTGGCCGACATGGGCGGGCCGCTGCTGTCGGCCGTGCCGATCTCCCGCAAGGCCGCGTTCGAGCTGCCGGCGATCGACGTCCGCCGCCCGGTCCGGCTGTCGCGGTTCGCCGCGATGCGGGCCAGTGACAGCGAGGTCGTGCTCGAGTCGCCGCTGGCCCGTCACCGCGTGGTGTTCCACCGTTCGCTGGCCACGCGCGTGATCGGCTCGCTCGGCAAGGCCACGACCGTGGCGGATCTGGCGCCCGCCCTGGATGTGCCGGAGGCGTTGGTCGCCGACATCGTCACGTATGTGGCCGCGGTGGGGATGATCGTGTTGGGGGAGAACGGAGGCAGCGCGTTCACGGCCCGGTTCGCCGAGGACACCGACCCGTCGCTGACGGTCTGGTCGCACAACGATCTGCTGTTCCACTCGCGCAGCAAGCTGAGCAGGCCGGACGCCCCGCACCGGGCGGTGTACCCGCGCGGCGACAAGCTGCCACCGCCGCCCGCGGTCAAACCGGTGCCGGACGGCCCGCGATATCCGTTGTACAAACCGGTGCTGGCGGAAATCACCGCGGCCGACCCGAAGTTCACCGAGGTTCTGGAAAACCGGCGGTCGTTCCGCAAGTTCGGACGGCGGCCGTTGTCCGCGCGGCGGCTGGGCGAGTTGTTGTTCCGCGCGGCTCGTATTCGCTCGGTCCGTCCGGCGGAAGGCGGCGGGGTCAGTTACGCGGTTTCCGACCGGCCTTATCCTAGCAGTGCGAATCTGCACGAGCTCGAGTTGTACGTGACTCTCGACCACTGCGCCGATCTGCCGCGTGGTATATACCACTACGATCCGCTCGGCCACGCGTTGACGCTTATCAATACGTCGCCGGACGAGGTGGGGGAATTACTGGACGACGCGAAGGCGGCGACCGGTGCAATGCAACGCCCGCCCGCGCTTATCACGATGACCGCGCGGATGGGAAGGTTGTCCTGGATGTACAACGGGATCGCCTATGCCACTACACTGCGGCACGTCGGTGTACTGCAGCAGACGCTCTATCTGGTCGCTACCGCGATGGGCCTGGCGCCCTGTGCGCTTTCCCCCGGGGATATGGAAGTGGCCGACAGCGCGTTCCTGCTCCAGTGGCCGTCCGAAGTCACCGTCGGCGGGTTTGTGGTCGGGGTACGACCCGAAGTCGTGACCGAGATACCCGCCGGTTAA
- a CDS encoding sensor histidine kinase: MAQSVVATVFSCIAVLAFVRVLTSEVGFLGTALSTLYLIVLLSIQILWTSRRAAELSPPLRYTALFVQACLVYLPLLQFKESWVGLPGFLAGSALVVLRPPYGWITAGLVVVSMAFTQAALSPDQIEPIVYITLSTTLTALLIYGLTWLSTLVTQLHSAREELAKMAVARERLRFARDLHDLLGYNLSAITLKSELTHRLVLKHPARAREELVEILQISRQALADVRAVASGYREMSLDEECVSARSVLAAADVHVRMDVGYRDLPVRVSTVLATVLREGITNLLRHSKAEFCEISLRQDSTTVTIVMLNDGVPDDPIDSREDGGPGGSGIHNLSARVTELGGDLVADFLPEKRFRLCATMPLSGQADQRGKGKDDDLDPPLRVVS; encoded by the coding sequence GTGGCACAGTCGGTCGTCGCCACGGTCTTTAGCTGTATCGCGGTGCTTGCTTTTGTCCGGGTGCTGACTTCCGAAGTCGGCTTCCTCGGCACGGCGCTGTCGACGCTCTACCTCATCGTCCTGCTGTCGATACAGATTTTGTGGACTTCCCGGCGAGCCGCCGAACTCTCGCCGCCGCTGCGCTATACGGCGCTGTTCGTCCAGGCCTGCCTGGTGTACTTGCCGCTGCTCCAGTTCAAGGAATCCTGGGTCGGGTTGCCCGGATTCCTCGCGGGCAGCGCGCTTGTCGTGCTGCGGCCGCCGTACGGCTGGATCACGGCCGGACTCGTCGTGGTCAGTATGGCTTTCACACAGGCCGCGCTCAGCCCGGACCAGATCGAGCCGATCGTATACATAACTCTGTCGACAACGCTGACCGCGCTGCTGATTTACGGATTGACCTGGCTGTCGACCCTCGTGACGCAGTTGCATTCGGCGCGTGAGGAATTGGCGAAGATGGCGGTCGCGCGGGAGCGTTTGAGATTCGCCCGCGATCTGCACGACCTGCTCGGGTACAACCTCTCCGCCATCACCCTCAAGAGTGAGCTGACCCACCGCCTGGTGCTCAAACACCCGGCGCGCGCCCGCGAGGAACTGGTCGAGATCCTGCAGATCTCCCGCCAGGCACTGGCCGACGTGCGCGCGGTCGCCAGCGGCTACCGCGAGATGTCGCTGGACGAGGAGTGCGTGTCGGCCCGGTCGGTGCTCGCCGCCGCGGACGTGCACGTGCGGATGGACGTCGGCTACCGCGACCTGCCCGTGCGGGTCTCCACCGTACTGGCGACGGTGTTGCGGGAAGGCATCACGAACCTGTTGCGGCACAGCAAAGCCGAGTTCTGCGAGATCTCACTGCGGCAGGACAGCACGACGGTGACGATCGTGATGCTCAACGACGGCGTGCCCGACGACCCGATCGACTCCCGTGAGGACGGTGGGCCCGGTGGCAGCGGGATCCACAACCTGTCGGCGCGGGTGACCGAACTCGGCGGCGACCTGGTTGCCGATTTCCTGCCGGAGAAGCGCTTCCGGCTGTGCGCGACGATGCCGTTGTCCGGCCAGGCGGATCAGCGCGGCAAAGGCAAGGACGACGACTTGGACCCGCCGCTGCGCGTGGTTTCGTGA
- the rhaI gene encoding L-rhamnose isomerase, giving the protein MADSQAVRAALRAQRIETPSWAFGNSGTRFKVFAQQGVPRDAYEKVDDAATVHQYTGVAPSVALHIPWDKVDDYAALAAHARDRGITLGAINPNVFQEDDYRLGSVCNPDPAVRRRALDHLLECVDIMAATGSRDLSLWFADGTNYPGQDSITARQDRLSEALHAVYERLTGDQRMLLEYKLFEPAFYATDLPDWGTSFAHCVDLGPRARVLVDTGHHAPGTNIEFIVAFLLHRSRLGGFHFNSRFYADDDLMAGAADPFQLFRIMTEIVLGRGLDPAAGVAFMLDQCHNIEPKIPALIRSVLNVQEATAKALLVDAEALRKSQVDGDVLGANEVVMDAYNTDVRPLLAQVRQDMGIDPDPIGAYRRSGHQDRIAAQRVGGNAAGWGA; this is encoded by the coding sequence ATGGCTGACAGCCAGGCCGTGCGGGCCGCGTTGCGGGCGCAGCGCATCGAGACCCCGTCGTGGGCGTTCGGCAACTCGGGTACCAGGTTCAAGGTCTTCGCCCAGCAGGGCGTGCCGCGTGACGCCTACGAGAAGGTCGACGACGCAGCGACCGTGCACCAGTACACCGGCGTGGCCCCCAGCGTGGCGCTGCACATCCCATGGGACAAGGTGGACGACTACGCCGCGCTGGCCGCACACGCCCGTGACCGCGGCATCACCCTCGGCGCGATCAACCCCAACGTGTTCCAGGAGGACGACTACCGGCTGGGCAGCGTCTGCAACCCGGATCCGGCTGTCCGCCGCAGGGCACTGGACCACCTGCTGGAATGCGTCGACATCATGGCCGCCACCGGGTCGCGTGACCTGTCGCTGTGGTTCGCGGACGGTACGAACTACCCGGGGCAGGACTCGATCACCGCCCGGCAGGACCGGTTGTCGGAGGCACTGCACGCGGTGTACGAGCGGCTGACCGGCGACCAGCGGATGCTGCTCGAGTACAAGTTGTTCGAACCGGCCTTCTACGCCACCGACCTCCCCGACTGGGGAACCAGCTTCGCGCACTGCGTCGACCTCGGGCCGCGCGCGCGGGTCCTCGTGGACACCGGGCACCACGCGCCGGGCACGAACATCGAGTTCATCGTGGCGTTCCTGCTGCACCGCTCGCGGCTGGGCGGGTTCCACTTCAACTCCCGGTTCTACGCCGACGACGACCTGATGGCCGGCGCGGCCGACCCGTTCCAGCTGTTCCGGATCATGACCGAGATCGTGCTGGGCCGCGGGCTCGACCCGGCGGCGGGCGTCGCGTTCATGCTCGACCAGTGCCACAACATCGAGCCGAAGATCCCCGCGCTGATCCGGTCGGTGCTCAACGTCCAGGAGGCGACCGCCAAGGCGCTGCTCGTCGACGCGGAGGCCCTCCGCAAGTCCCAAGTGGACGGTGACGTGCTCGGCGCGAACGAGGTCGTGATGGACGCGTACAACACCGACGTCCGGCCGCTGCTGGCACAGGTGCGGCAGGACATGGGCATCGACCCCGATCCGATCGGCGCGTACCGGCGTTCGGGGCACCAGGACAGGATCGCGGCGCAGCGCGTCGGCGGCAACGCCGCCGGATGGGGAGCGTGA
- a CDS encoding bifunctional rhamnulose-1-phosphate aldolase/short-chain dehydrogenase: protein MDELLARAHALGADRRNTNYAGGNVSAKGKGLDPATGADIDLMWVKGSGGDLATLQPSGLAVLRLDRMRSLVGVYPGVDREDEMVAAFDYCLHGRGGAAPSIDTAMHGLVDAPHVDHLHPDSGIALATAADGEELTRKVFGDRVAWVPWRRPGFQLGLDIAAIHAGNPGAIGCVLGGHGITAWGATSTECEANSLEIIRAAEDYLARNGKAEPFGPVVPGCEPLPQRERHAWAAALFPVLRRLASTDYRQIGHYTDSAEVLDFLSRAEHPRLAALGTSCPDHFLRTKIAPLVLDTPPTGPVDEVIARLGTLHTRYRADYAAYYQRHASPDSPPMRGADPAIILVPGVGMFSFGRDKQTARVAGEFYVNAINVMRGAESVSRYAPIPESEKFRIEYWELEEAKLRRMPAAKPLATRVALVTGGGSGIGKAIARRLAAEGACVVVADRDAQAVADVADEIGGTAVIADVTSEDAVAEAVAAACLAYGGVDLVVNNAGLSVSKSLLDTTVEDWDRQHDVMARGSFLVARETARVMIAQGMGGDIVYIVSKNSVFAGPDNIAYGATKADQAHQVRLLAAELGEHGVRVNGVNPDGVVRGSGIFASGWGAQRAAVYGVPEEKLGEFYAQRTLLKQEVLPDHVANAVFVLTAGDLSHTTGVHIPVDAGVAAAFLR from the coding sequence GTGGACGAGCTGCTGGCCAGGGCGCACGCGCTGGGCGCCGACCGGCGCAACACCAACTACGCGGGCGGGAACGTCTCGGCCAAGGGCAAGGGCCTCGACCCGGCGACCGGCGCCGACATAGACCTGATGTGGGTCAAGGGTTCCGGCGGTGACCTGGCCACGCTGCAGCCGTCCGGCCTCGCGGTGCTGCGGCTGGACCGGATGCGTTCGCTGGTCGGCGTGTACCCGGGCGTGGACCGCGAGGACGAGATGGTCGCCGCGTTCGACTACTGCCTGCACGGGCGAGGCGGTGCGGCACCGAGCATCGACACCGCGATGCACGGCCTTGTCGACGCGCCCCACGTGGACCACCTGCACCCCGACTCGGGGATCGCGCTGGCCACCGCGGCCGACGGCGAGGAGCTGACGCGCAAGGTCTTCGGCGACCGGGTCGCGTGGGTGCCGTGGCGGCGGCCAGGCTTCCAGTTGGGGCTGGACATCGCCGCGATCCACGCGGGCAACCCCGGCGCGATCGGGTGTGTCCTCGGCGGGCACGGGATCACGGCGTGGGGCGCGACCAGCACGGAGTGCGAGGCGAACTCGCTGGAGATCATCCGCGCGGCGGAGGACTACCTGGCGCGCAACGGCAAAGCCGAGCCGTTCGGCCCGGTCGTGCCCGGTTGCGAGCCGTTGCCGCAACGCGAGCGGCACGCGTGGGCGGCGGCGCTGTTCCCGGTGCTGCGTCGGCTGGCGTCCACCGACTACCGGCAGATCGGGCACTACACCGACAGCGCCGAGGTGCTGGACTTCCTGTCCCGTGCCGAACACCCGCGACTGGCCGCGCTCGGCACGTCCTGCCCGGACCACTTCCTGCGCACCAAGATCGCGCCCCTGGTGCTGGACACGCCGCCGACCGGGCCGGTCGACGAGGTGATCGCCCGGCTGGGCACACTGCACACGCGCTACCGCGCCGACTATGCCGCCTACTACCAGCGGCACGCCTCCCCCGATTCGCCGCCGATGCGCGGCGCCGATCCGGCGATCATCCTGGTGCCGGGCGTCGGGATGTTCAGCTTCGGGCGTGACAAGCAGACCGCGCGGGTCGCTGGCGAGTTCTACGTCAACGCGATCAACGTGATGCGCGGCGCCGAATCGGTGTCCCGCTACGCCCCCATCCCGGAGTCGGAGAAGTTCCGGATCGAGTACTGGGAGCTGGAAGAGGCCAAGCTGCGCCGGATGCCCGCGGCCAAACCGCTGGCCACCCGGGTCGCGCTGGTCACCGGCGGTGGCTCCGGCATCGGCAAGGCGATCGCGCGACGGCTGGCCGCCGAGGGCGCGTGTGTCGTCGTCGCCGACCGCGACGCCCAGGCCGTGGCCGACGTCGCCGACGAGATCGGCGGCACCGCGGTCATCGCGGACGTCACGTCCGAGGACGCGGTCGCCGAAGCCGTGGCGGCGGCGTGCCTGGCGTACGGCGGCGTCGACCTGGTGGTGAACAACGCCGGGCTGTCGGTGTCGAAGTCGTTGCTGGACACCACGGTCGAGGACTGGGACCGCCAGCACGACGTGATGGCGCGCGGCTCGTTCCTGGTCGCCCGCGAGACCGCGCGGGTGATGATCGCGCAGGGCATGGGCGGCGACATCGTCTACATCGTCAGCAAGAACTCGGTGTTCGCCGGGCCGGACAACATCGCGTACGGCGCTACCAAAGCCGACCAGGCGCACCAGGTCCGGCTGCTCGCCGCCGAACTCGGCGAACACGGCGTCCGGGTCAACGGGGTCAACCCGGACGGCGTGGTGCGTGGTTCCGGGATCTTCGCGTCCGGGTGGGGCGCGCAGCGGGCCGCGGTCTACGGCGTGCCCGAGGAGAAGCTCGGCGAGTTCTACGCCCAGCGGACACTGTTGAAACAAGAAGTGCTGCCTGACCACGTGGCCAACGCCGTGTTCGTGTTGACCGCGGGCGACCTGTCGCACACGACAGGTGTGCACATCCCGGTCGACGCCGGGGTCGCCGCGGCCTTCCTGCGCTGA
- a CDS encoding response regulator transcription factor has translation MITVMIAEDMHMVRGALVALLNVEPDIEVVAEMSSGDEILPAAHKHRPDVALLDIDLPGKDGLTAAAEIRAALPEVRTLILTGLGRPGTLRRALSAHVSGFMLKDAPASELADAIRSVAAGRRVVDSQLALAAWDSTDCPLTTRESEVLRLAAHGADASEIAAKLYLSVGTVRNYLTTIAGKLNARNRVDAIRIATEAGWL, from the coding sequence ATGATCACGGTGATGATCGCCGAGGACATGCACATGGTCCGCGGCGCACTCGTCGCGTTGCTCAACGTGGAGCCGGATATCGAAGTGGTCGCGGAAATGTCCTCCGGCGACGAGATCCTGCCCGCTGCCCACAAACACCGCCCGGACGTGGCGCTGCTGGACATCGACCTGCCGGGCAAGGACGGCCTCACCGCGGCCGCCGAGATCCGCGCCGCGCTGCCGGAGGTCCGCACGCTCATCCTGACCGGCCTCGGCAGGCCGGGCACGCTGCGCCGCGCGTTGTCCGCGCACGTCAGCGGTTTCATGCTGAAGGACGCCCCGGCCAGCGAACTGGCCGACGCGATCCGCAGCGTCGCCGCGGGACGCCGGGTCGTCGACAGCCAGCTGGCGCTGGCCGCCTGGGACAGCACCGACTGCCCGTTGACCACCAGGGAGAGCGAAGTGCTGAGGCTGGCCGCGCACGGCGCCGACGCGTCGGAAATCGCCGCGAAGCTGTATCTGTCGGTGGGCACGGTGCGCAACTACCTGACGACGATCGCCGGGAAGCTCAACGCCCGCAACCGGGTCGACGCGATTCGGATCGCCACCGAGGCCGGCTGGTTGTGA